In Microbacterium pumilum, the following proteins share a genomic window:
- a CDS encoding MogA/MoaB family molybdenum cofactor biosynthesis protein yields the protein MPYRAAVITVSDRSASGERADASGPVAVAALSEAGFACDDATIVPDGADSVEIALRATIKIGARLIVTTGGTGIGPRDATPEGTERVVTRFVPGIAEELRRRGAAEKPAGMLTRGIAGVVDGAGVLIVNLPGSPSGVASGMPVILSVAGHILDQLSGGDHT from the coding sequence ATGCCCTATCGCGCCGCGGTCATCACCGTATCGGACCGCTCCGCGTCGGGCGAGCGAGCTGACGCGAGTGGGCCGGTTGCCGTGGCTGCCCTGAGCGAGGCAGGTTTCGCCTGCGACGACGCGACGATCGTGCCCGACGGTGCAGACAGCGTCGAGATCGCGCTCCGCGCCACGATCAAGATCGGTGCGCGTCTCATCGTCACGACGGGGGGCACCGGGATCGGGCCACGAGACGCCACCCCCGAGGGAACCGAGCGGGTCGTGACGCGCTTCGTGCCCGGCATCGCCGAGGAACTCCGCCGACGCGGTGCGGCCGAGAAGCCCGCGGGAATGCTCACCCGCGGGATCGCAGGCGTCGTCGATGGCGCCGGGGTGCTGATCGTCAATCTCCCCGGATCGCCATCGGGTGTCGCCTCGGGCATGCCGGTCATCCTGTCCGTCGCGGGCCATATCCTCGATCAGCTGAGCGGGGGGGATCACACGTGA
- a CDS encoding FdhF/YdeP family oxidoreductase, translated as MATKPPRTDIDEANVRVTRPKKVAVGVPAVLHALQISNDQMGVERSIRSLLRVNQKDGFDCPGCAWPEEDKRHIAEFCENGAKAVAEEATIRRVGPEFFAEHSVAELESHDDWWLGQQGRLTQPMILDDGGTHYRPIAWDDALREIADTLRGLEDPNEAIFYTSGRTSNEAAFLYQLLVRGFGTNNLPDCSNMCHESSGSALTETIGIGKGTVSIGDIHEADLLIVAGQNPGTNHPRMLSALEKAKNRGATIIAVNPLPEAGLVRFENPQTVKGVMLGGTKLADQFVQIRLGGDQALFQAIGKHLLECEDGLALSERQRVEVSTGSATVSGVLDHEFITAHTSGFDAYRQAISEVPWRELVSGTGLPEKTLRRVGEAVRLSKATIVCWAMGLTQHKHSVATLRDIVNVLLLQGNIGRTGAGLCPVRGHSNVQGDRTMGIYEKPSDAFLDALDREFDFRPPREHGHDTVAAIRAMRDGTARVFMGMGGNFVSATPDTLVTEAALRRTDLSVQVSTKLNRSHVVTGRRAIILPTLGRTDRDRRGGGEQRVTVEDSMGAVHASRGRLSPPSEDLLSEVAIVARLCELLFGPAVGARPSSEIDVDAAVEVDHGQPEHTEIPFDAPAVDDSKGPASRGAGVRHPHNAPQADWAALEHDYALIRQHIAAVVPGFEDFEDSIDKGRTLFLPNGPRDERRFATADGRARFTVNPLEYPVIPRGRLLLQTLRSHDQYNTTIYGKDDRYRGIHGGRRVIMVNPKDIQVLGFADGQIVDIVSEWTGADGVVQERRAEAFRIVGYSTPRGNAAAYYPETNVLVPLDSVADVSGTPTSKSVVVRLERREA; from the coding sequence ATGGCGACGAAGCCCCCGCGCACCGACATCGACGAGGCGAACGTCCGCGTCACTCGACCCAAGAAGGTCGCCGTCGGTGTGCCCGCGGTGCTGCATGCCCTCCAGATCTCGAACGATCAGATGGGCGTCGAGCGCAGCATCCGGAGCCTGCTGCGTGTGAATCAGAAAGACGGATTCGACTGCCCGGGCTGCGCGTGGCCCGAAGAGGACAAGCGGCACATCGCGGAGTTCTGCGAGAACGGCGCCAAGGCCGTGGCCGAAGAGGCGACGATTCGTCGCGTCGGGCCGGAGTTCTTCGCCGAGCACTCGGTCGCGGAGCTGGAGTCGCACGACGACTGGTGGCTCGGCCAGCAGGGACGACTGACGCAGCCGATGATCCTCGATGACGGCGGGACCCATTATCGTCCGATCGCATGGGATGACGCGCTGCGCGAGATCGCTGACACGCTGCGCGGGCTCGAGGATCCGAACGAGGCGATCTTCTACACCTCGGGACGCACGTCGAACGAGGCCGCGTTCCTATACCAGCTGCTGGTACGCGGGTTCGGCACCAACAACCTGCCGGACTGCTCCAACATGTGCCATGAGTCCTCGGGCTCGGCGCTCACCGAGACGATAGGGATCGGCAAGGGCACGGTCTCGATCGGCGACATCCATGAAGCCGATCTGCTGATCGTCGCTGGGCAGAACCCCGGCACGAATCACCCGCGGATGCTTTCGGCACTTGAAAAGGCGAAGAATCGGGGCGCGACGATCATCGCGGTGAATCCACTGCCCGAGGCGGGGCTCGTGAGGTTCGAGAATCCGCAGACGGTCAAGGGGGTCATGCTGGGCGGCACGAAGCTCGCTGACCAGTTCGTGCAGATCCGGTTGGGAGGCGACCAAGCTCTCTTCCAGGCGATCGGCAAGCACCTCCTCGAGTGCGAGGACGGGCTTGCACTGAGCGAGCGCCAGCGAGTCGAAGTGTCGACAGGCTCTGCGACCGTGTCCGGCGTGCTCGACCATGAGTTCATCACGGCCCACACGAGCGGATTCGACGCCTACCGTCAGGCGATTTCCGAGGTCCCTTGGCGAGAACTCGTCTCCGGCACCGGGCTGCCCGAGAAGACCCTGCGCCGCGTCGGCGAGGCCGTGAGACTCTCGAAGGCCACGATCGTGTGCTGGGCCATGGGGCTGACGCAGCACAAGCATTCCGTGGCGACTCTTCGCGACATCGTGAACGTGCTGCTCCTGCAGGGCAACATCGGCCGCACCGGCGCGGGGCTGTGTCCGGTGCGGGGCCATTCCAACGTGCAGGGCGACCGCACGATGGGCATCTACGAGAAGCCGTCCGACGCGTTCCTCGACGCCCTCGATCGCGAGTTCGACTTCCGTCCGCCGCGCGAGCATGGCCACGACACAGTGGCCGCGATCCGAGCGATGCGTGACGGCACCGCGCGTGTGTTCATGGGGATGGGGGGCAACTTCGTCAGCGCGACGCCCGACACCCTCGTCACCGAAGCAGCACTGCGGCGCACCGATCTCTCAGTGCAGGTATCGACGAAGCTGAACCGGTCGCATGTCGTCACCGGTCGCAGGGCCATCATCCTGCCGACCCTCGGCCGCACCGACCGCGACCGGCGCGGCGGCGGCGAGCAGCGTGTCACCGTCGAGGACTCCATGGGGGCCGTTCACGCCTCGCGCGGTCGGCTCTCGCCTCCGTCCGAGGATCTGCTCAGCGAGGTCGCCATCGTCGCGCGACTCTGCGAGCTGCTTTTCGGCCCGGCGGTCGGAGCCCGGCCGAGCTCTGAGATCGACGTCGACGCCGCGGTCGAGGTCGACCACGGTCAGCCCGAGCACACCGAGATTCCGTTCGACGCACCTGCGGTCGATGACTCGAAGGGGCCCGCGTCGAGAGGTGCCGGGGTGCGGCATCCGCACAACGCCCCGCAGGCAGACTGGGCGGCGCTCGAGCATGACTACGCGCTGATCCGTCAGCACATCGCGGCGGTGGTGCCGGGATTCGAGGACTTCGAGGACTCCATCGACAAGGGCCGCACCCTGTTCCTGCCGAACGGCCCGCGTGATGAGCGGCGGTTCGCGACCGCCGACGGCAGGGCGCGATTCACCGTGAACCCGCTGGAGTACCCCGTGATCCCGCGCGGCCGACTGCTGTTGCAGACGCTGCGCTCGCACGACCAGTACAACACCACGATCTACGGCAAGGATGACCGCTACCGCGGCATCCACGGCGGTCGGCGCGTGATCATGGTGAACCCGAAGGACATTCAGGTCCTCGGCTTCGCGGATGGGCAGATCGTCGACATCGTGTCGGAGTGGACGGGCGCCGATGGCGTGGTGCAGGAGCGTCGCGCGGAGGCGTTCCGGATCGTCGGCTACTCGACCCCGCGGGGCAACGCGGCCGCGTACTATCCGGAGACGAACGTGCTCGTTCCCCTCGACTCGGTCGCGGATGTCAGTGGCACGCCGACCTCGAAGTCCGTGGTCGTGCGGCTCGAGCGTCGCGAGGCTTGA
- a CDS encoding DUF305 domain-containing protein, translating to MRSRVAVIGVIVAAAAAVAGISLAIAGAVGASTGSPTPSTSDHAAPEPVTATDFCYVEAMIFYRVEAADLARALLDKPDISAETGAFAGTLASGQAAELEQLRPWYVAWTGSRPLERPKVGPCAGHGSHTQMPGMPTPSQWAALIAAEGVDAERIFLELLIVQDTAMGDFASQVLAEDPHSRVRESAEQVVVRGTDDIAALEDLLAELP from the coding sequence GTGCGCAGTCGAGTCGCCGTCATCGGCGTGATCGTCGCCGCGGCCGCCGCCGTCGCAGGGATCAGCCTCGCGATCGCGGGTGCGGTGGGGGCGTCGACGGGTTCACCCACACCGTCGACCTCGGATCACGCCGCTCCCGAACCGGTGACCGCCACCGACTTCTGCTACGTCGAGGCGATGATCTTCTACCGGGTCGAGGCGGCCGATCTCGCGAGGGCGCTGCTCGACAAGCCGGACATCAGCGCCGAGACCGGCGCGTTCGCGGGCACGCTCGCGTCAGGCCAGGCCGCTGAACTCGAGCAACTGCGACCCTGGTACGTGGCATGGACCGGGTCGAGACCCCTCGAGCGGCCCAAGGTCGGTCCATGCGCGGGGCACGGCAGCCACACCCAGATGCCCGGGATGCCGACACCCTCACAGTGGGCTGCACTCATCGCGGCGGAGGGAGTCGATGCCGAGCGGATCTTCCTCGAGCTGCTGATCGTGCAGGACACCGCGATGGGGGACTTCGCCTCTCAGGTGCTGGCCGAGGACCCGCACTCGCGCGTGCGCGAGTCGGCCGAGCAGGTCGTGGTGCGGGGCACCGACGATATCGCAGCACTCGAGGATCTTCTCGCAGAGCTGCCTTGA